In Capillimicrobium parvum, a genomic segment contains:
- a CDS encoding hydantoinase/oxoprolinase family protein — MLRVGVDVGGTFTDLFAYDDETGEVVSAKVLTTVENQAVGVMQSIEAAGVSLAEVEYLAHGTTTGTNALLERRGARTGLLTTEGFRDVLEIMRTDRQSGYDLQWVKPVPFVPRRYRLEVVERVDKDGNVEVALDEDAARAAIAKLRDAGVESIAVSLLFSYANPAHEKRLAELVEEVAPGVSVSLSSEINAEYREYERTNTVVIDAYIKPTMVRYIRRLVEEAAGAGLSAKGSGGLSGRVFLMQGSGGLVTAERATEKPISTLSSGPAAGAIAAAAIAARLGIGDIVTFDVGGTSTDVALIHDGKPYLNTQKQVEWGLPSRVPMLDVESVGAGGGSIGWIDQGGALKMGPQSGGSTPGPVCYGRGGTEPTLSDALLLKGILADTLADGRVRLDAEAARRAVNEKLAQPLGLSVDRVVLGMIEIAQNNMANAARSVSIWKGLDPRDLTLVAFGGGGGMVAGAVARSLSIPRVLVPPVPGNACAMGLLMTNFQEDTAVAYLSRADETDVDEVNARLDALREETLERLRAQGVEESEAQLTYGADVRYRGQVYELRIPFPEFPITQASLNDLVREFEDVYESVYTIRLEQGVPEMVSLRVTASAALPRYELVPKVRRPDAVAEPKGSRDVLEEDGTVSVDVYDRYTLAPGTRLEGPVILEEPGSTIWIAAGMACDVDEFENLIIHTDASGATEPQTAAAVAAGASEGS; from the coding sequence ATGCTGAGAGTGGGAGTGGACGTCGGAGGAACCTTCACGGACCTGTTCGCCTACGACGACGAAACCGGCGAGGTCGTATCGGCGAAGGTGCTCACCACCGTCGAGAACCAGGCCGTCGGCGTGATGCAGAGCATCGAGGCGGCCGGAGTCTCGCTTGCCGAGGTCGAGTACCTCGCGCACGGGACGACCACGGGCACGAACGCGCTGCTCGAGCGGCGCGGCGCGCGGACGGGGCTGCTCACGACGGAGGGCTTCCGCGACGTGCTCGAGATCATGCGCACCGACCGCCAGAGCGGCTACGACCTGCAATGGGTCAAGCCGGTGCCGTTCGTGCCGCGCCGCTACCGGCTCGAGGTCGTCGAGCGCGTCGACAAGGACGGCAACGTCGAGGTCGCCCTGGACGAAGATGCGGCGCGCGCCGCGATCGCGAAGCTGCGGGACGCCGGCGTCGAGTCGATCGCCGTGTCGCTGCTCTTCTCCTACGCCAACCCGGCGCACGAGAAGCGGCTGGCCGAGCTCGTCGAGGAGGTCGCGCCCGGCGTCTCGGTCTCCCTGTCGAGCGAGATCAACGCGGAGTACCGCGAGTACGAGCGCACCAACACGGTGGTGATCGACGCCTACATCAAGCCGACGATGGTTCGCTACATCCGCCGCCTCGTCGAGGAGGCCGCCGGCGCCGGCCTGTCGGCGAAGGGTTCGGGCGGCCTGAGCGGCCGCGTGTTCCTCATGCAGGGCAGCGGCGGGCTGGTGACCGCCGAGCGGGCGACCGAGAAGCCGATCTCCACGCTGTCGTCCGGCCCCGCCGCGGGTGCCATCGCGGCGGCGGCGATCGCGGCGCGGCTCGGCATCGGCGACATCGTCACCTTCGACGTCGGGGGGACGAGCACCGACGTGGCGCTCATCCACGACGGCAAGCCCTATCTCAACACGCAGAAGCAGGTCGAGTGGGGCCTGCCGTCTCGCGTGCCGATGCTCGACGTCGAGTCCGTGGGCGCCGGCGGCGGGTCGATCGGCTGGATCGACCAGGGCGGGGCGCTGAAGATGGGGCCACAGTCCGGCGGATCCACGCCGGGACCGGTCTGCTACGGACGCGGAGGGACGGAGCCGACGCTCTCCGACGCGCTGCTGCTCAAGGGCATCCTCGCCGACACGCTGGCCGACGGCCGCGTGCGGCTCGATGCCGAGGCAGCGCGCCGAGCGGTCAACGAGAAGCTCGCTCAGCCGCTCGGCCTCTCGGTGGACCGCGTCGTCCTCGGCATGATCGAGATCGCGCAGAACAACATGGCCAACGCCGCGCGCTCGGTGTCGATCTGGAAGGGCCTCGATCCGCGCGATCTCACGCTCGTCGCGTTCGGCGGAGGCGGCGGCATGGTCGCCGGAGCGGTCGCCCGGTCGCTGTCCATCCCGCGCGTCCTGGTGCCGCCGGTGCCGGGCAACGCGTGCGCGATGGGGCTGCTGATGACGAACTTCCAGGAGGACACCGCGGTCGCGTACCTCAGCCGGGCCGACGAGACCGACGTCGACGAGGTCAACGCGCGGCTGGACGCCCTGCGCGAGGAGACGCTCGAGCGGCTGCGCGCCCAGGGCGTCGAGGAGTCGGAGGCGCAGCTGACCTACGGGGCCGACGTCCGCTACCGCGGGCAGGTCTACGAGCTGCGCATCCCGTTCCCCGAGTTCCCGATCACGCAGGCGAGCCTGAACGATCTGGTGCGCGAGTTCGAGGACGTCTACGAGTCCGTCTACACGATCCGCCTCGAGCAGGGCGTGCCCGAGATGGTGAGCCTGCGCGTCACCGCCTCGGCGGCGCTGCCGCGCTACGAGCTCGTGCCCAAGGTGCGGCGGCCCGACGCGGTGGCCGAGCCGAAGGGCTCGCGCGACGTGCTCGAGGAGGACGGCACCGTCAGCGTGGACGTCTACGACCGCTACACGCTGGCGCCCGGGACGCGCCTCGAGGGTCCGGTGATCCTCGAGGAGCCCGGTTCGACCATCTGGATCGCCGCGGGTATGGCCTGCGACGTCGACGAGTTCGAGAACCTGATCATCCACACGGACGCCTCGGGCGCCACCGAGCCGCAGACGGCGGCCGCGGTGGCGGCCGGCGCGTCGGAGGGGAGCTGA
- a CDS encoding FadR/GntR family transcriptional regulator → MHFADPTPEFSAPHDDRHLSSFQPIRQRTAADEVVGVLINAIRGGLYGPGDLLPRERDLAERLEVSRTVVREATNVLRRAEVVTVRRGRAGGVVVASLANLSSVVAQIRGETQETLQSVFEARRSLETTIALFAAERACAEQFERLDRLVEELESLLDQPQEFLVRDVQFHIAMGEFSGNPLLARLLRTVLDELLHTLAHFPVGRADLQHAITVQQGTLAAVRSGRADEIVREVDEHLAMLEETFLGRRLTSKPRSIVSSGV, encoded by the coding sequence ATGCACTTCGCCGACCCCACACCCGAGTTCTCAGCGCCGCACGACGACCGTCACCTCTCGTCGTTTCAGCCCATCCGTCAGCGAACTGCGGCCGACGAGGTCGTCGGCGTCCTCATCAACGCGATCCGTGGAGGGCTGTACGGACCTGGAGATCTGCTTCCACGTGAGCGCGACCTCGCGGAGCGGCTCGAGGTGAGTCGGACCGTGGTGCGTGAGGCGACGAACGTCTTGCGGCGTGCGGAAGTCGTGACCGTCCGCCGCGGCCGTGCCGGCGGCGTGGTCGTCGCCTCCCTAGCGAACCTGTCGAGCGTGGTCGCGCAGATCCGAGGCGAGACGCAGGAAACGCTGCAGTCAGTCTTCGAAGCGCGTCGGTCACTCGAAACGACGATCGCCCTGTTTGCGGCTGAGCGCGCATGCGCCGAGCAGTTCGAGCGCCTTGACCGCCTAGTCGAGGAACTCGAGTCGCTGCTCGACCAACCTCAGGAATTCCTCGTTCGCGACGTGCAGTTCCACATCGCCATGGGCGAGTTCTCGGGCAACCCGCTGCTGGCGCGGCTGCTACGAACGGTCCTGGACGAGCTGCTACACACGCTGGCGCACTTCCCGGTCGGCCGCGCCGATCTGCAGCACGCGATCACCGTGCAGCAGGGGACACTGGCCGCCGTCCGAAGCGGCCGTGCCGACGAAATCGTCCGTGAGGTCGACGAACACCTCGCGATGCTCGAGGAGACCTTCCTCGGGCGCCGACTAACGTCTAAGCCTCGATCCATCGTTTCGTCCGGGGTCTGA
- a CDS encoding IS1380 family transposase, with the protein MVNDWAVVVFDDERAVANAGLMLPAVVATRLGIEHLVDRTVDLGDRPGGANPGRKVMTLISAMALGADCIDDCDMLRAGRTGEVLGHDVAAPSTIGTLLRAFTFGHVRQLDRVLGQTLMRAWAAGAGPGDQRLVVDVDSFVGEVHGHSKQGAAFGYTRVRGYHPILATRADTGEVLHIRLRKGSANTSRGMLRFTDELIARVERAGATGPRLLRADSGFWAGATFDRLDRADWQFSIGVRLQPQVRAAIEQIDETAWTTLEDYPPTSIAQIAETTLNERRLIVRRVRTLNRQGELLPSWELFPFATNRTDPLAIVESEHRQHAVIELCIRDLKDQALAHFPSGKFTANAAWTVIACIAHNLLRWTSVLGLPGQTIRAARTLRRRLLALPGRLTRTARRWTVHLPARWPWQRAFIEALTRIRALPAAA; encoded by the coding sequence ATGGTGAACGACTGGGCGGTGGTTGTCTTTGACGATGAGCGGGCGGTCGCGAACGCGGGCTTGATGCTGCCCGCGGTCGTTGCGACGCGGCTGGGAATCGAACACCTCGTCGACCGGACGGTCGATCTCGGCGACCGGCCGGGCGGCGCGAATCCGGGGCGCAAGGTGATGACGCTGATCTCGGCGATGGCGCTCGGCGCGGACTGCATCGATGACTGCGACATGCTGCGCGCGGGCCGGACCGGCGAGGTTCTCGGCCACGATGTCGCTGCGCCGTCGACGATCGGCACGTTGCTGCGCGCATTCACGTTCGGGCACGTGCGCCAACTCGACCGCGTGCTCGGCCAGACGCTCATGCGCGCATGGGCGGCCGGGGCTGGGCCTGGTGATCAGCGCCTGGTGGTCGATGTCGACTCGTTCGTCGGCGAGGTTCACGGCCACTCCAAGCAAGGCGCCGCGTTCGGCTACACCCGCGTGCGCGGCTACCACCCGATCCTCGCCACACGCGCGGACACCGGCGAGGTCCTGCACATCCGGCTGCGCAAGGGCTCGGCGAACACCTCGCGCGGGATGCTGCGCTTCACCGATGAACTGATCGCCCGCGTTGAGCGCGCGGGCGCGACCGGCCCCAGGCTGCTGCGGGCCGACTCGGGATTCTGGGCGGGCGCGACATTCGATCGTCTCGACCGCGCGGACTGGCAGTTCTCGATCGGCGTCCGCCTCCAACCGCAGGTCCGAGCGGCGATCGAGCAGATCGACGAGACCGCGTGGACGACGCTGGAGGATTACCCGCCGACGAGCATCGCCCAAATCGCCGAGACGACGCTGAACGAGCGGCGGCTGATCGTTCGCCGTGTGCGCACCCTCAACCGCCAGGGCGAGCTCTTGCCGTCCTGGGAGCTGTTTCCCTTCGCGACCAACCGCACCGACCCGCTCGCGATCGTCGAGTCAGAGCACCGCCAGCACGCGGTCATCGAGCTCTGCATCCGCGACCTCAAAGACCAAGCGCTTGCGCACTTTCCATCCGGCAAGTTCACCGCCAACGCGGCCTGGACGGTCATTGCCTGCATCGCGCACAACCTGCTGCGCTGGACCTCGGTGCTCGGCCTGCCGGGGCAGACGATCCGGGCCGCCCGGACCCTCCGCCGCCGCCTGCTCGCGTTGCCCGGCCGCCTGACCCGGACCGCCAGGCGCTGGACGGTGCACCTGCCGGCCCGCTGGCCCTGGCAACGCGCGTTCATCGAAGCGCTCACGCGCATCCGCGCCCTGCCCGCCGCCGCCTGA
- a CDS encoding IclR family transcriptional regulator: MSGGVQTLDRALAILKLFQSDRPEWGAAEVAREMGLTLPTTSRVMRALEVNGLLMRVEGRRFRLGFGAIELGFRALESIELRERLRAPLIHLARETGETAVLGVVTEARDAARVVDRVEGREMIRISLDIGHTWPLHAGALAKVLLAYMPDRAAILEQPLEKIGRNTITDPAQLHEELERIRRRDGWAESAQETEGDAWGIAQAVVDDHEQPLAAILLIAPLARRTSRHAARLRAALQEALPDARHRLGLSPGPTGVTLESSC, encoded by the coding sequence ATGAGCGGCGGGGTGCAGACTCTCGACCGGGCGCTGGCGATCCTCAAGCTCTTTCAATCTGACCGGCCGGAATGGGGCGCGGCCGAGGTTGCGCGCGAGATGGGGCTCACGCTTCCCACGACGAGCCGTGTGATGCGCGCGCTGGAGGTCAATGGGCTTCTGATGCGAGTCGAGGGCCGGCGGTTCCGGCTGGGGTTCGGCGCGATCGAGCTGGGGTTTCGCGCGCTGGAGTCCATCGAGCTACGCGAGCGGCTGCGGGCTCCGCTCATCCATCTCGCCCGCGAGACCGGCGAGACCGCGGTCCTCGGGGTGGTTACTGAGGCTCGCGACGCCGCGCGGGTCGTCGATCGAGTCGAGGGCCGCGAGATGATCCGGATCTCCCTCGACATTGGCCACACGTGGCCTCTGCACGCCGGAGCATTAGCGAAGGTCCTGCTCGCCTACATGCCGGATCGGGCGGCGATCCTCGAGCAGCCCCTAGAGAAGATCGGCCGCAACACCATCACCGATCCGGCTCAGCTGCACGAGGAACTCGAGCGAATCCGGCGCCGCGATGGGTGGGCCGAGAGCGCTCAGGAGACGGAGGGCGACGCCTGGGGCATCGCTCAGGCCGTGGTGGACGATCACGAGCAACCACTGGCGGCAATCCTCCTTATCGCACCGCTCGCCCGCAGGACGTCACGCCACGCCGCACGGCTTCGCGCAGCGCTCCAGGAGGCGTTGCCCGACGCGAGACACCGGCTCGGGCTGAGTCCCGGTCCGACCGGGGTGACGTTGGAGTCTTCTTGCTGA
- a CDS encoding hydantoinase/oxoprolinase family protein — protein MGVDIGGTFTDFIIADETGALHVYKTPSTPKAPERAIVTGLEELAAEGGQTVQEYLAGVDLFIHGTTIATNTVIQRNGPRTAAIHTKGFRDILFLRDGFKPDRYDLHMPPPDDFVPRYLRAGIDERVLYTGDVERPLDEDMVRETLRGFREEGVEAIAVSLLWSMVNPAHEERVEALIREELPDVYVATSAQILPAIREYARSCATVLSAYVGPVLGRYLTKVAGYLRDNGYRYDLLIMQITGGSASGAEIEKRPVLAIGSGPAAGPPAGLVVGETQGERNLMVIDMGGTSFEVSTITDGAFTMSRDMEIEGVPLGVAAVDMQSVGAGGGSIAWIDDGGMLRVGPRSAGADPGPACYGQGGTEPTVTDANVILGYLNPGFFLGGRMPLDRALAEQAMERVATPLGLDVTEAAAAVYRIVNTNMVGAMRAVSVMRGVDPREYTVIVGGGAGGTHAAKIAEELGMRKVICPQVAGGLCAYGMLVADVRHTHLTTHPTSTATLDIDRVNEILAGMERDAAAQLAAQGFTPEQITLTRFADAKYPYQINELMIPLPSGEITAEAVELIATTFHDDHERLYTYCVREMPVDVNAWRVTATGRLPDLPASTKAAGGSGGGEAVKETRDVYFPELGHRVETPVYDGEALAAGTRIEGPAIAELPTTTLVVAPDHALSVSETGSFTIDISQTVGAGSPAGRGEEAVTQV, from the coding sequence GTGGGCGTCGACATCGGCGGCACCTTCACCGATTTCATCATCGCGGACGAGACGGGCGCGTTGCATGTCTACAAGACCCCGAGCACGCCCAAGGCACCCGAGCGGGCGATCGTCACCGGACTCGAAGAACTTGCCGCGGAGGGCGGGCAGACCGTTCAAGAGTACCTCGCCGGTGTCGATCTGTTCATCCATGGCACGACAATCGCCACGAACACCGTCATTCAGCGCAACGGTCCGCGAACCGCCGCGATCCACACCAAGGGTTTCCGCGACATCCTCTTCCTGCGCGATGGGTTCAAGCCAGACCGCTATGACCTGCACATGCCACCGCCCGACGACTTCGTCCCACGGTACCTGCGAGCCGGCATCGATGAGCGCGTCCTTTACACCGGGGATGTAGAGCGGCCGCTCGACGAGGACATGGTGCGGGAGACCCTGCGAGGCTTCCGCGAGGAAGGCGTCGAGGCGATCGCGGTTTCCCTGCTGTGGTCGATGGTCAACCCGGCGCACGAAGAACGCGTCGAGGCGCTCATCCGGGAGGAATTGCCGGACGTCTATGTCGCAACGTCGGCCCAGATCTTGCCGGCAATCCGCGAGTATGCCCGTTCGTGCGCCACCGTGCTGAGCGCGTACGTCGGCCCCGTGCTCGGCCGCTACCTGACCAAGGTCGCCGGCTACTTGCGCGACAACGGCTACCGCTATGACCTCCTGATCATGCAGATCACCGGCGGGTCGGCCAGCGGTGCCGAGATCGAGAAGCGCCCTGTCCTTGCGATCGGCTCGGGCCCCGCGGCGGGACCGCCCGCCGGCCTCGTCGTCGGCGAGACCCAGGGAGAGCGCAACCTCATGGTGATCGACATGGGGGGCACGAGCTTCGAGGTCTCGACGATCACCGACGGCGCCTTCACAATGAGCCGTGACATGGAGATCGAGGGCGTGCCACTCGGTGTCGCTGCGGTGGACATGCAGTCCGTTGGTGCGGGCGGCGGCAGCATCGCTTGGATCGATGACGGAGGCATGCTGCGGGTCGGACCTCGCAGCGCTGGCGCCGACCCGGGCCCCGCTTGTTACGGACAAGGCGGCACCGAGCCGACGGTCACGGACGCCAACGTCATCCTCGGCTACCTCAATCCAGGGTTCTTCCTGGGTGGGCGGATGCCGCTGGACCGGGCCCTGGCCGAGCAGGCCATGGAGCGTGTCGCCACGCCGCTTGGGCTTGACGTCACTGAAGCCGCGGCTGCGGTGTATCGGATCGTGAACACGAACATGGTGGGCGCCATGCGGGCGGTGTCGGTGATGCGAGGCGTCGACCCACGCGAGTACACGGTGATCGTCGGCGGTGGCGCCGGCGGTACCCATGCCGCGAAGATCGCGGAGGAGCTCGGCATGCGCAAGGTGATCTGCCCCCAAGTGGCAGGCGGGCTGTGCGCCTACGGGATGCTGGTGGCGGACGTCCGCCACACCCACCTTACGACCCATCCGACGTCGACGGCCACGCTCGACATCGACCGTGTCAACGAGATCCTTGCGGGGATGGAGCGCGACGCGGCGGCCCAGCTCGCCGCGCAGGGCTTCACGCCGGAGCAGATCACCCTCACGCGGTTCGCCGATGCGAAGTATCCCTACCAGATCAACGAGCTGATGATCCCGCTCCCATCTGGGGAGATCACCGCGGAAGCGGTAGAACTCATCGCGACCACGTTTCACGACGACCACGAGCGCCTTTACACCTACTGCGTGCGCGAGATGCCCGTCGACGTCAACGCATGGCGTGTTACGGCGACCGGCCGGCTGCCGGACCTGCCCGCGTCGACGAAGGCGGCCGGAGGCTCGGGGGGCGGCGAGGCGGTCAAGGAGACGCGCGACGTCTACTTCCCAGAGCTCGGCCATCGGGTCGAGACGCCAGTCTACGACGGTGAGGCGCTTGCAGCTGGGACCCGGATCGAAGGGCCGGCAATCGCAGAGCTGCCGACGACCACGCTCGTCGTCGCCCCGGATCACGCGCTCTCGGTTAGCGAGACGGGCAGCTTCACGATCGACATCTCCCAGACAGTGGGGGCAGGATCGCCCGCGGGCCGTGGCGAAGAGGCGGTAACGCAGGTCTGA
- a CDS encoding hydantoinase B/oxoprolinase family protein — MTVIGDEDRIGVEQTIDPTTFSVVFNALNSVVEEMSLTFEHSAWSSILSQCRDFSCAIYDASVPPNALCVFDGLPIHVNAQPVAIAEIAKFFGDDINDGDVIMVNCTYFGTTHIGDLVIATPIFYEGKHLFWAAATGHQMDVGSPYNTSVPVQATDVWKEGFQISPLKLEDAGRLRKDVLELYLQNMRYRDFIYGDLMSQVGSVKTGKRRVIELLDKWGTDTLRAFSDEVIDYADRRTAAQIATFADGTYTSEAWVDSDGTGQTNMTVRCKMTISGSQIHIDFDGSDPQARGGVNASWATCQNAASTPVLACLDPDVPHNQGCLRHITVSAPKGTITNVEWPGATADATIVPADSISDAVWKCLAQAAPDKAVAGYGHIAPNAVTAGLDRRSDAATPFGVILFNGSSGGGACLEHDGWPLMYCPAAIGGLKFVPVEVLEMTYPLVVHTQEVRIDSMGAGRTRGGPGLTFTVEPRGTGQVDNYPYGDGMFNPPFGVFGGLPGDGGALYRNNKDGTRTFFSMISYFRVREGESWVGESTGGGGYGDPLERDPERVRADVRNGFVSTESAERDYGVVIDGATNEIDAAATTALRAKKASGPGVTALVVPDHVDAGTYYRDLMRDGDGFELDPHPPLDADFTL, encoded by the coding sequence ATGACCGTGATCGGTGACGAAGACCGCATCGGCGTCGAACAGACGATCGACCCCACGACGTTTTCGGTCGTGTTCAACGCGCTCAACTCGGTCGTCGAGGAGATGTCACTGACGTTCGAGCATTCGGCGTGGTCGTCGATCCTCTCGCAATGCCGCGACTTCTCGTGCGCCATCTACGACGCCTCGGTTCCCCCGAACGCGCTCTGTGTCTTCGATGGGCTGCCGATCCATGTCAACGCCCAGCCGGTGGCGATCGCGGAGATCGCCAAGTTCTTCGGCGACGACATCAACGACGGTGACGTGATCATGGTCAACTGCACGTACTTCGGTACGACACACATCGGCGACCTAGTCATCGCAACGCCGATCTTCTACGAGGGTAAGCACCTGTTCTGGGCCGCAGCGACAGGCCACCAGATGGACGTCGGCTCCCCGTACAACACGAGCGTCCCCGTGCAGGCGACCGACGTGTGGAAGGAGGGCTTCCAGATCTCGCCGCTCAAGCTGGAGGACGCCGGCCGGCTCCGCAAAGACGTTCTGGAGCTTTACCTCCAGAACATGCGCTACCGCGACTTCATCTATGGCGACCTGATGTCGCAGGTCGGCTCAGTGAAGACTGGCAAGCGTCGCGTGATCGAGCTGCTGGACAAGTGGGGGACCGACACACTGCGCGCTTTCTCCGACGAGGTCATCGACTATGCGGACCGTCGCACGGCGGCGCAGATCGCGACGTTCGCTGACGGGACGTACACCTCCGAGGCGTGGGTCGACTCCGATGGCACCGGTCAGACCAACATGACCGTGCGGTGCAAGATGACGATCTCCGGGTCGCAGATCCACATCGACTTCGACGGCTCCGACCCGCAGGCGCGCGGCGGCGTCAACGCGTCGTGGGCAACGTGCCAGAACGCAGCGTCGACGCCGGTCCTCGCCTGCCTCGATCCCGATGTCCCGCACAACCAAGGCTGCCTGCGGCACATCACGGTCAGCGCGCCTAAGGGGACAATTACCAACGTCGAGTGGCCCGGTGCCACCGCGGACGCCACCATTGTTCCGGCGGACTCGATTTCCGACGCCGTTTGGAAGTGCTTGGCTCAGGCCGCGCCGGACAAGGCGGTCGCGGGGTACGGGCACATCGCCCCCAACGCCGTCACGGCGGGCTTGGACCGTCGCAGCGACGCCGCGACGCCGTTCGGGGTCATCCTCTTCAACGGGAGCTCCGGCGGCGGCGCCTGCCTCGAGCACGACGGCTGGCCGCTCATGTACTGCCCCGCGGCCATCGGCGGTCTGAAGTTCGTGCCGGTCGAGGTGCTTGAGATGACCTATCCGCTGGTCGTCCACACACAGGAGGTTCGGATCGACTCGATGGGCGCCGGTCGGACGCGCGGCGGCCCAGGCCTGACGTTCACCGTCGAGCCCCGCGGCACCGGTCAGGTCGACAACTACCCTTACGGCGATGGCATGTTCAATCCACCGTTCGGCGTCTTCGGTGGACTGCCTGGCGACGGTGGCGCGCTCTACCGCAACAACAAGGACGGAACGCGAACCTTCTTCAGCATGATCTCGTACTTCCGGGTGCGCGAAGGCGAGTCTTGGGTGGGCGAATCGACCGGCGGCGGCGGCTACGGCGACCCGCTTGAACGTGACCCCGAGCGCGTGCGAGCGGACGTACGCAACGGCTTCGTGAGCACCGAGTCAGCTGAGCGCGACTACGGCGTCGTGATCGACGGCGCGACGAACGAGATCGACGCCGCAGCCACGACGGCGTTGCGTGCGAAGAAAGCCTCCGGCCCCGGAGTGACTGCGCTCGTCGTCCCGGACCACGTCGATGCCGGCACATATTACCGCGATCTCATGCGAGACGGCGACGGCTTTGAACTGGACCCGCATCCGCCACTCGACGCCGACTTTACGCTCTAA
- a CDS encoding isochorismatase family protein, with product MAGYGGRDIGFGERPAVLVVDFQNAVTNETQPMGQSPLVASAIPQTQELLEAARRGGAPVVFCATSFQADKQDMPPWKITAMDAWINKSWEVEIDERLWRDGDVLVIKKAPSIFFGTPVVSILTKASVDTVILAGANTSGCIRASTIDSFSYGFRTILPRECVADQGEAPHEANLRDVAIRYADVVPAADVVAYLRGVSEGRVRPPVGSSELQA from the coding sequence GTGGCCGGCTACGGTGGCCGAGACATCGGCTTTGGCGAGCGCCCGGCCGTCCTAGTCGTCGACTTCCAGAACGCCGTCACAAACGAGACGCAGCCCATGGGGCAGAGTCCGCTGGTCGCGTCGGCGATTCCCCAGACGCAGGAGTTGCTTGAGGCTGCGCGCCGAGGCGGCGCTCCCGTCGTCTTCTGCGCAACGTCCTTCCAGGCCGACAAGCAGGACATGCCGCCGTGGAAGATCACCGCGATGGACGCATGGATCAATAAGTCGTGGGAGGTCGAGATCGACGAGCGCCTTTGGCGGGACGGCGACGTCCTGGTCATTAAGAAGGCGCCGTCGATCTTCTTCGGAACTCCCGTCGTGTCTATCCTCACCAAGGCCAGCGTCGACACCGTCATCTTGGCGGGGGCGAATACGAGCGGATGCATCCGCGCGTCGACGATCGACTCGTTCTCGTACGGGTTCCGGACGATTCTTCCCCGCGAATGCGTGGCCGATCAGGGAGAGGCTCCCCACGAGGCGAACCTGCGCGATGTCGCCATCCGCTACGCGGACGTGGTGCCCGCGGCCGACGTGGTGGCTTACCTTCGCGGAGTCAGCGAGGGTCGCGTGCGTCCCCCAGTGGGAAGCAGCGAATTGCAGGCCTGA
- a CDS encoding enolase C-terminal domain-like protein, producing the protein MVDGAIDVCNFDASWSGGPTEWRRVASMALTLTSRWAITRSRRWPPTCSRWCPMAPTSNVVIRTAIRSGGTSSPTDPSWSTGELPLPDGPGLGWELDEDYIEHYRVGPCVGRDAPQQARLVDTTTTG; encoded by the coding sequence ATGGTCGACGGCGCGATCGACGTGTGCAACTTCGATGCCTCTTGGTCGGGCGGCCCGACCGAGTGGCGACGGGTCGCCAGTATGGCGCTCACGTTGACGTCGCGATGGGCCATCACGAGGAGCCGCAGGTGGCCGCCCACCTGCTCGCGTTGGTGTCCAATGGCACCTACGTCGAATGTTGTCATCCGGACCGCGATCCGATCTGGCGGAACCTCATCGCCAACCGACCCAAGCTGGTCGACGGGCGAGCTGCCGCTGCCCGACGGGCCTGGCCTCGGCTGGGAGCTCGATGAGGACTACATCGAGCACTACCGGGTCGGTCCATGCGTAGGGCGGGACGCACCGCAACAGGCGCGACTGGTCGACACCACCACCACTGGGTGA